A region from the Rhizoctonia solani chromosome 13, complete sequence genome encodes:
- a CDS encoding Retrotransposon-derived protein PEG10 has product MEPEPTTAALLEAILNLTNQVGSLQAQISSQGQQLAELKAICKETNNLVGDKDQGGAQTKPGPSTGPITPPTHSGGEAHTPGTVRPGLKAPFRPSRGTGFDSEDEEPRLPKKEPQGTPRRHLGYLTPFDAGSSVKQPKMDLPKPFKGDTRGRKATQWLDRMMLWVALHCNQFDEEEQMVVWILYHMTDKAADWALPIIGNIIKGKGNPPTTIQALTAKFKEAFANPDAKQATARKIAALTQTTTTSEYVTEFRNLMAELDWNTEAYIAQFVRGLHWKVKELLSTKDNIPDDDLEAIFAASVKIDNICWENEENRPKKTPAKSPVSTATTSTTTTQRVRLSEDPNYVTPEERDRRRASGLCVKCGQKGHGIKQCPNGWKATPKETAKVAQDKSEKE; this is encoded by the coding sequence atggaaccggagccgaccactgccgctctccttgaggctatcctcaacctcaccaaccaagttgggtccttgcaggcccaaatatcatcccaaggccaacagctcgcagagctcaaagccatatgcaaggaaaccaacaaccttgttggtgacaaagaccagggcggagcccaaaccaagcctggcccatcgactgggcctatcacccctcctacccattCAGGGGGGGAAGctcacactccaggcacggttaggcctgggctcaaagccCCATTCCGCCcctcaagaggaacaggttTTGATTCAGAGGACGAGGAACCAAGgctccccaaaaaggagcctcaaggaacgcctagaaggcactTGGGGTATCTCACtccctttgacgcagggtccagcgtaaaacaacccaagatggacctccccaaACCCTTTAAAGGTGACACCAGGGGACGAAAAGCCACTCAGTGGCTCGATCGAATGATGCTATGGGTAGCTCTCCATTGCAATCAGTTcgacgaggaagaacagatggttgtgtggattttataccacatgacagacaaggccgctgactgggccctccccatcattgggaacatcatcaagggcaagggtaaccctcctaccaccatccaggccctaacagccaaattcaaggaagcctttgccaatcCCGACGCCAAACAAGCCACCGCTAGGAAAATTGCTGCGctcactcagacaaccactacgtctgagtatgttaccgagttccgcaatcttatggcagaacttgattggaacactgaggcgtacattgcccagtttgtgcgcggtcttcactggaaggtgaaggaactcctgtccaccaaggacaatatcccggacgacgaccttgaggctatatttgctgcctccgtcaaaatagacaacatttgttgggaaaacgaggagaaccgACCCAAGAAAACCCCCGCTAAGTCCCCGGTTTCCACagccaccacttccaccaccaccactcaacgggtccgctTATCAGAGGATCCTAACTACGTCActccggaggaaagggaccgccgccgcgcatctgGGCTGTGCGTCAAATGTGGGCAGAAGGGCCATGGAATCAAGCAGTGtcccaatggttggaaggccaCTCCCAAAGAAACTGCCAAGGTGGCCCAGGACAAGTcggaaaaagagtaa
- a CDS encoding Transposase family tnp2, which yields MAITAVNCIDHQHVNNNNNNNNNNNNNIHNKLVHTPTVKLPYANLLKLVYSPLLLVRLSRDAPLGLCLLLPRPLWLPLCHPTPCPTHPCLPLGVSAYAAAQYGSALTLHLPEPHLLLFSVMTCSKQHCSGSKCFVSLRTICRHLKHGCNRQRQQHSCLVAATNAIIERALNKGCVCLDPNPRPPTRLSRHYGWHEPPRSPPPPALRDRLACPPNDPLAELPWYSPEVAHPDFCHDTFGVGPGPASRSASPQFAPQVPRPPPVDKDDKGAQYTLRNAFPWLDNLNAKEYLVNKFLFQLVHTVDHKLPDHQQLLVQVFNLKVLTDISGISYSKLRRAFPNQLGNLPTESKLQTCIGVISGLRGSGVDCCINLCAAYTGAYANEVICLYCSEPRYQPNPCRPDCCIPRWQFQYIPLVLQLIAYYQNPLMARSMQYCLERRRSPDLLLDIFDGSFYRQLLGRCVTVGAETLDHHYFSKPTDVALGLSTDGFGPFKSCKQTCWPLILFNYNLPPSIRTQLQHILCIGVIPGPNAPKELTTVITS from the exons ATGGCCATTACCGCCGTCAATTGCATTGACCACCAACAcgtcaacaacaacaacaacaacaacaacaacaacaacaacaacatccACAACAAGCTTGTCCACACTCCTACTGTGAAACTCCCCTATGCCAATCTCCTCAAACTTGTTTACAGC CCGCTCTTACTTGTCCGACTCAGCCGAGATGCGCCTTTGGGCCTATGCTTGTTGCTCCCACGTCCTCTTTGGCTGCCGCTTTGCCATCCTACCCCCTGCCCAACTCATCCTTGTTTACCTCTGGGTGTCTCAGCCTACGCAGCAGCG CAGTATGGATCAGCATTAACCCTACACCTCCCTGAGCCGCACTTGCTCTTGTTCTCTGT TATGACATGCAGCAAACAACATTGTTCCGGGAGCAAGTGCTTTGTCTCCCTACGCACCATCTGCCGCCATCTCAAGCACGGGTGCAACCGTCAACGGCAACAACACTCTTGCCTGGTTGCCGCCACCAATGCCATTATTGAGCGTGCTTTGAACAAAGGTTGCGTTTGTCTGGACCCAAACCCACGACCTCCTACCCGTCTGTCTCGCCACTATGGTTGGCATGAGCCTCCGCGTAGCCCGCCTCCTCCTGCGCTGCGTGACCGCTTGGCTTGCCCACCCAATGACCCGCTGGCGGAGCTCCCTTGGTACTCTCCAGAGGTTGCACATCCGGATTTTTGTCATGACACCTTTGGTGTTGGTCCTGGTCCCGCCTCCCGTAGCGCCTCTCCTCAATTTGCACCCCAAGTCCCCAGACCCCCTCCAGTTGACAAAGATGACAAAGGTGCCCAGTATACGTTGCGCAATGCCTTTCCTTGGCTTGACAACCTGAATGCCAAAGAGTACCTTGTGAACAAGTTCCTCTTTCAGCTTGTGCATACGGTTG ACCACAAACTTCCTGACCACCAACAACTTCTTGTCCAGGTGTTCAACCTCAAGGTCTTGACAGACATCAGTGGTATATCCTACAGCAAGCTCCGCCGCGCCTTCCCCAACCAACTTGGCAATCTCCCCACAGAGTCCAAGCTCCAAACTTGCATTGGGGTTATCTCAGGCTTACGTGGGAGTGGCGTTGACTGTTGCATTAACTTGTGTGCTGCATATACTGGTGCTTACGCCAATGAGGTGATATGCCTGTATTGCTCTGAGCCACGCTACCAACCCAACCCTTGCCGCCCTGATTGCTGTATTCCACGTTGGCAATTCCAATACATCCCCCTTGTGCTGCAGCTCATTGCCTACTACCAAAACCCCCTCATGGCACGCAGTATGCAATATTGCTTGGAACGGCGGAGGTCACCGGACTTATTATTGGACATCTTTGATGGCTCATTCTACCGCCAGTTGCTGGGCCGTTGTGTTACTGTTGGGGCTGAGACCCTTGACCACCACTACTTTTCTAAGCCAACGGACGTGGCTCTAGGTTTATCAACAGACGGCTTTGGGCCCTTCAAATCCTGCAAGCAAACCTGCTGGCCTCTGATTCTCTTTAACTACAACCTTCCACCCTCAATTCGTACGCAACTGCAGCACATCCTGTGCATTGGGGTTATCCCTGGTCCAAATGCACCAAAAGAGCTCACaactgttataacctcctaa
- a CDS encoding Retrotransposable element Tf2 protein, whose product MDISNSCIEVCHVSTASKLSPLFTISIQLKQAEPLEVLIDSGATSSFMHPRTAESLCLPLIDLPTPQTVTMLDGLSPQAGKIWKKATLTFSLDGKQMTKTFLICNTGSHAAILGLKWLDAHNPEIDWNSRTLSFPHTPPEHMVIAKEEEANKNPLEGVPPEYHQYAKVFGEEEFNKLPPHRHYNIGIELTEESPLNSPLYSMMDAKSAMLKDWLRDELKAGKIHPSKSSISSPVMFVPKKDGSRQLVVDYRRLNNRTKKNIYPLPCPSDLMAQLCGAKVFTKLDLRWGYNNVRVKEGDEWKTAFRTKYGLYKSLVMTFGLTNAPAAFQHFMNKLFKDLLDVCVIIYLDDILIYSKDDASHTQHVHKALHCLMENQLFCKVSKCTFHVTSVEYLGIIVSDKGFSLDKLKIQVVQEWPMPTKVKEVQSFLGFANFLRWFVANFSHMARPLHNLVKKDTPWKWDTREQEAFQGLKDAITNALVLCHANPTKPYFLETDASGAALGSILSQQQEDGCLHPLALNENGMLKPQMKWVWGFGLLFASEWENPHKSVEMT is encoded by the exons ATGGACATTAGTAATAGTTGTATAGAAGTCTGTCATGTATCTACTGCTTCCAAATTGTCACCCCTTTTTACCATCTCTATACAACTAAAGCAAGCGGAAccattagaagtcctgattgattcaggcgcaaCATCCTCATTCATGCACCCCCgcaccgcggaatcactctgCCTCCCGCTCATTGATCTCCCCACACCACAAACCgtaactatgcttgatgggttgagcccccaggctggcaaaatctggaagaaggcaactctaaccttctcccttgatggcaaacaaatgaccaagaccttcctcatttgcaatacagggtctcacgctgccatcctgggattgaaatggctagACGCACATAATccggagattgattggaattcACGTActctctcctttccccacacACCTCCAGAACACATGGtcattgccaaagaagaggaagccaataaaaacccccttgaaggagtcccccctgaataccaccaatacgccaaggtatttggggaagaggaattcaacaagcttcctccacacaggcactacaacattgggattgaactcacaGAAGAAAGCCCCTTAAACTCTCCTCTCTATAGCATGATGGATGCCAAATCCGCTATGCTCaaagactggctcagggatgagttgaaggctggcaaaatccacCCAAGCAAATCTTCTATCAGTTCACCcgtgatgtttgtacccaagaaggatggttcccgccaattggttgttgattaccgccgcctcaataaccggacaaaaaagaacaTCTACCCATTACCCTGCCCCAGTGACctaatggcccagctctgtggtgccaaggttttcaccaaactagacctgaggtggggttacaacaacgtccgtgtcaaagaaggtgatgaatggaaaacagctttccgcaccaagtacggcctttacaaatccctggtcatgacctttggcttaaccAATGCTCCTGcagccttccaacacttcatgaacaaactgttcaaggacctGTTAGACGtttgcgtcatcatctatctagatgacatcctaatttactcaaaggatgacgcatctcaCACCCAACACGTCCACAAGGCCTTACATTGTCTGATGgaaaaccaattgttctgcaaggtGTCCAAATGTACATTCCATGTCACTTCTGTGGAATACTTAGGGATAATTGTGTCAGATAAGGGCTTCAGTCTGGACAAGCTAAAGATCCAAGtggtccaagaatggcccatGCCCACTAAAGTCAAAGAGGTGCAGTCTTTCCttggatttgccaactttctCCGTtggtttgttgccaactttagccacatggcaagacccctccacaacctggtcaagaaggacacgccatggaaatgggacactagagaacaagaagcattccaggGACTGAAagatgccatcaccaacgctcTGGTCCTCTGTCACGCCAACCCAACTAAACCAtatttcctggaaacagatgcatccggcgcagccttgggttccatactcagccaacaacaggaagatggTTGCCTACATCCTCTTGCTCTGAATGAAAACGGGATGCTGAAACCTCAGATGAAATGGGTTTGGGGATTTGGGCTACTTTTTGCATCAGAATG GGAAAACCCGCACAAATCAGTAGAGATGACTTGA
- a CDS encoding Retrotransposon-derived protein PEG10 has translation MATHSWPPSQACSPVDQGQLGPKFPPASPELGKISLKQVIRLLWGLQTQVDHIKQTLLEQNEINQEVCTNVENISQTVNVVKDGLAQLQLTWGPHTPEDQKPPAVEETPWAAPKAKPIGKALPFLGAPAPIISTGAPRRKPLTLFNPYPSSSFPSGPAPAAPTAPPAAPQATPAPPPAPSTVKVDHPDAFKGKIGLEAKQWLTRMLAWVCLNQRQFPLDLEVLSFLLMNMTEAAGAWAHPHLDQLGSHRALIQTVDEFKIEFLAAFGNPDATRAVERKITSLTQTSTCAKYITKFRTLQMELNWNNAALRSQFARGLHWEVQRQIATRERQPCTLRELQDASLIIDNALRKERASHPQQGSKPGKTSNTPNQGANTGQQATKTSPLSSNPNYVLEEERNCRHAEGLCIKCGKPGHRFAKCQTRWKATPKEDKGKAKETAKLGKDSEYQLGKE, from the coding sequence ATGGCAAcccattcctggccaccctCTCAAGCCTGCTCCCCTGTTGATCAAGGACAGTTGGGACCCAAAtttccgccagcctcccctgagcttggcaaaaTCAGCCTCAAACAAGTCATCCGCCTCTTATGGGGACTACAAACCCAAGTTGACCACATCAAGCAgaccctcttggaacaaaATGAAATTAATCAAGAGGTTTGCACCAACGTTGAGAACATCTCCCAGACagtcaatgttgtcaaggatgggcttgcccagctACAGCTCACTTGGGGTCCCCACACCCCTgaagatcaaaaaccccctgcAGTtgaggaaaccccctgggctgcgcccaaagccaagcctattggcaaggctctacccttccttggggccccagcccccatcatctcTACAGGGGCCCCCAGGCGCAAACCCCTCACCCTTTTCAACCCTTACCCCTCCTCATCCTTCCCTTCaggaccggctccagcagccccTACAGCACCTCCAGCAGCGCCCCAAGCCACTCCGGCAccgcctccagccccctctACCGTAaaggtggaccacccagatgccttcaaaggcaagattggcttggaggccaaacaatggctaaCACGGATGTTAGCTTGGGTTTGCCTAAACCAGAGGCAGTTCCCCTTGGACCTGGAGGTCTTGAGCTTCCTGTTGATGAACATGACGGAAGcagctggggcctgggcccatccccatctggaccaactagggtcccaccgCGCGCTCATCCAAACCGTGGATGAGTTTAAAATTGAATTCCTGGCCGcctttggcaacccagatgcTACCAGAGCAGTGGAAAGAAAAATAACCTCCCTCACTCAGACCAGCACTTGTGCCAAATATATCACTAAGTTCcgcacgctgcaaatggaactcAATTGGAACAATGCTGCACTCCGCAGCCAATTTGCGCGGGGacttcactgggaggtccaaagACAAATTGCCACAAGGGAGAGGCAACCCTGTACTTTGAGGGAACTCCAAGATGCCtccctcatcattgacaatgcTCTCCGCAAGGAGAGAGCCAGCCACCCACAACAGGGTAGTAAGCCTGGTAAAACCTCCAACACCCCCAACCAGGGGGCAAAtactggccaacaggccaccaaaaccaGCCCCCTCTCTTCCAATCCCAACTATGTCTTGGAGGAGGAACGCAACTGCCGCCATGCAGAAGgtctctgcatcaaatgcggcaaaccAGGGCACAGGTTTGCCAAGTGCCAGACCagatggaaggccaccccaaaggaggataaggggaaagccaaagAAACCGCCAAATTAGGCAAAGACTCagagtaccaattgggaaaagagtaa